The Dysidea avara chromosome 13, odDysAvar1.4, whole genome shotgun sequence genome includes a region encoding these proteins:
- the LOC136243189 gene encoding uncharacterized protein isoform X2 produces the protein MSLLDGTVDCGHCTCMAGLGEVCSHVAAILFYLESAARSKLTCTQTSCMWKEPTFVDAIPYLPISELPLSKPKPRISCNKRRGAHHLSDITPLEDMFQVAEELPVSEHPSTSSSACQSTSSLLCVPPSAEEQMVFLRGIAHNRPEICSIVPPFSNEFKPTTNTIQLPPSLLDLYNPENEELLYTELLEVCDELQLSVTPEEVQNIEVYTREQAKSPAWFKQRAGRITASKMKAVCATDPSHPSQSLLSQICYPHLKKFTTPATTWGCEHEAVARLAYIEMMKPMHTNFQYRNSGFVVSTEYPYIGASPDGVVQCDCCGCGVLEIKCPYCVRESTPDEAPYLNNGKLSEKHGYYYQVQTQLLVCSANYADFVVATFSDASPNLSCERIFLNESFIEHVKAAEKFFKICLLPELLAKWYSRKAVMPDQTAAASVVSAEYTYCYCKEDKGGEMVGCDNPNCLYGSWFHLECLKIPKPRSSKWYCPNCRTMPEFSRKRQQTKQ, from the coding sequence ATGAGTCTACTTGATGGAACTGTTGATTGTGGACATTGTACCTGCATGGCAGGACTTGGAGAAGTTTGTTCTCATGTAGCAGCAATCCTTTTCTACCTGGAATCTGCAGCTCGATCAAAACTAacttgcacacaaactagttgtATGTGGAAGGAACCTACCTTTGTTGATGCTATTCCATACTTGCCAATTTCAGAGCTGCCACTGTCCAAACCAAAGCCTAGAATCAGCTGTAACAAAAGGAGAGGGGCTCATCATCTAAGTGACATTACACCACTTGAGGATATGTTTCAGGTAGCAGAAGAATTGCCAGTTTCTGAGCACCCATCCACTAGTTCATCAGCCTGTCAGTCAACAAGTTCCTTGTTGTGTGTTCCTCCATCTGCTGAGGAGCAAATGGTCTTCCTTAGAGGTATTGCTCACAACCGACCGGAAATTTGTTCAATAGTACCTCCATTTTCTAATGaatttaaacccacaacaaATACTATTCAGCTACCTCCATCACTGCTTGATCTGTACAATCCAGAAAATGAAGAATTGCTTTACACTGAGTTGTTGGAAGTATGTGATGAATTGCAGTTATCGGTTACACCAGAAGAGGTACAGAATATTGAAGTTTACACTCGAGAGCAAGCCAAGAGTCCAGCTTGGTTTAAACAAAGAGCAGGAAGgattactgcatcaaaaatgaaagCAGTTTGTGCCACAGACCCAAGCCATCCTTCGCAATCATTACTAAGCCAGATCTGTTATCCACATTTGAAAAAGTTCACAACGCCAGCAACCACATGGGGGTGTGAACATGAAGCTGTTGCAAGATTGGCATACATTGAGATGATGAAAcccatgcatacaaattttcagtACAGAAATAGTGGATTCGTAGTAAGCACAGAATATCCATACATTGGTGCCAGTCCTGATGGAGTGGTGCAGTGTGACTGCTGTGGATGTGGGGTACTGGAAATCAAATGTCCATACTGCGTCAGAGAGAGCACTCCAGATGAAGCACCCTATCTCAATAATGGTAAACTCTCTGAAAAGCATGGATATTATTACCAGGTTCAGACACAACTGCTTGTTTGTTCAGCAAATTATGCTGACTTTGTTGTAGCTACATTCAGTGATGCTTCCCCCAATTTGTCATGTGAACGCATCTTTCTAAATGAAAGTTTTATAGAACATGTTAAAGCTGCCGAAAAGTTTTTCAAAATTTGTCTTTTACCAGAGTTACTTGCTAAGTGGTACTCTCGGAAGGCAGTTATGCCTGATCAGACTGCTGCAGCTTCAGTGGTATCTGCTGAATATACATACTGTTACTGTAAGGAAGATAAGGGTGGTGAAATGGTTGGATGTGACAATCCTAATTGTTTATATGGCTCATGGTTTCACCTTGAATGTCTCAAGATACCTAAACCACGCTCCAGTAAGTGGTATTGTCCAAACTGCAGGACAATGCCTGAGTTTTCCCGTAAACGGCAGCAGACTAAGCAGTGA
- the LOC136243190 gene encoding uncharacterized protein: protein MCDNQLLQQLPSSKTKCSFYRLPAIIQHQGQQMLEINRERRRAWLKAISREDLTEEKLANVWVCECHFVARKPADTMDKHNVDWFPTLELGHSKLDVAVVHAASERASEREARAKERNKRVFEMNSNISTSGSTSASTLATTSSTSTTTTSTSTSTSTITTMSTITSTTNSTLITNPTFILTNGTLTSTSTTTGQLSLNSNSGLIDHAIQTADGETQTPRPPKMCNKAVQTDDDNFFCENNIMSDDAKVQYYTGLATSLLLLKTFELVMGSFALGDKRSYYWRSFMIVLMKLRLNLGLQDIAYRLGICTSTVSRRFHEMLDIMSCRLEWLIKWPEREELWKTMPSCFRATYGTKVVAVIDCFEIKIETPSHQVAKSSTWSQYKHANTAKVFIAMCPQGVTSFISPAWGGRVSDKLLTVNSGFLNKLLPGDCVLADRGFDIAEDVARMQATLHIPSFTRDCSQLSPIDVEATRKLANVRIHIERVIGATRQRYSILMSCIPIDFLKPKHPGDKPPIDKIILVCSALNNLCVSVVPVE, encoded by the exons ATGTGCGATAATCAACTGCTCCAACAGCTCCCGTCATCCAAGACTAAATGTTCATTTTATAGGCTTCCAGCCATTATTCAGCATCAAGGTCAGCAAATGTTGGAGATTAATAGAGAGCGAAGGAGGGCCTGGCTGAAAGCTATTTCGAGAGAGGATTTAACGGAGGAGAAGCTAGCAAATGTCTGGGTTTGCGAGTGTCATTTTGTGGCTA GGAAGCCTGCTGACACAATGGATAAGCATAATGTTGATTGGTTCCCCACACTGGAACTTGGACACAGCAAGCTAGATGTGGCAGTAGTACATGCAGCTAGTGAAAGAGCCTCAGAAAGAGAAGCACGAGCCAAAGAGAGGAACAAAAGAGTTTTCGAGATGAATTCAAATATTAGTACATCAGGCAGTACCTCAGCCTCTACCTTGGCAACTACCTCTAGTAcctcaactacaacaactagtACCTCAACCAGTACCTCTACAATAACCACTATGTCAACCATAACGTCTACAACAAACAGTACCTTGATCACTAACCCAACCTTTATTTTGACAAATGGTACCTTGACTTCAACCAGTACAACAACAGGACAGTTGTCACTTAATTCAAACAGTGGGCTGATAGATCATGCAATACAGACAGCTGATGGTGAAACTCAAACTCCAAGGCCACCTAAAATGTGTAACAAAGCCGTACAGACGGATGACGATAATTTTTTCTGTGAGAACAACATTATGTCTGATGATGCCAAGGTACAATACTACACTGGGTTAGCTACTAGCCTTCTCCTGTTAAAAACATTTGAGCTAGTGATGGGCTCCTTTGCACTAGGTGATAAACGTTCATACTATTGGAGGTCGTTCATGATAGTGCTCATGAAATTGAGGCTTAACTTGGGATTACAAGACATTGCTTACCGGTTAGGAATTTGTACATCAACTGTCAGTAGGCGTTTCCATGAAATGTTGGATATAATGTCTTGTCGTTTGGAGTGGCTCATCAAGTGGCCTGAAAGAGAGGAATTATGGAAGACTATGCCCAGCTGTTTTCGGGCTACATATGGCACTAAGGTTGTTgcagtaattgattgttttgAGATTAAAATTGAAACCCCTAGTCATCAAGTGGCAAAATCATCCACTTGGTCTCAATACAAGCatgcaaatacagcaaaagtgtTCATTGCAATGTGTCCACAAGGTGTAACAAGCTTCATTTCACCTGCCTGGGGTGGAAGAGTCAGTGACAAACTTTTGACAGTCAACTCTGGATTTTTAAACAAATTACTTCCAGGAGATTGTGTTCTTGCGGACCGGGGATTTGATATTGCTGAAGATGTGGCCAGAATGCAGGCAACACTTCATATACCATCATTTACAAGAGACTGTTCCCAACTCTCACCCATAGATGTTGAGGCAACAAGGAAGTTAGCGAATGTACGGATACACATAGAACGTGTCATTGGAGCTACCCGTCAGAGGTACTCAATTTTGATGAGTTGTATCCCTATTGATTTTTTAAAGCCCAAACACCCTGGTGACAAACCACCAATCGATAAAATAATATTAGTGTGTTCAGCCCTGAACAATCTTTGTGTTTCAGTTGTACCAGTAGAATAG
- the LOC136243189 gene encoding uncharacterized protein isoform X1 codes for MDSSSDVCLSQHAQLLKVSDKRRYLTKIADVGDPYCIPSAQLSKEVIPSVTNTDIFNYLVLTTSFCTSEMFKAFKSFDAYKYFMCGFVNCLGSKKIGSKIVTVAKVRHSQRANDPPLESWVMSLLDGTVDCGHCTCMAGLGEVCSHVAAILFYLESAARSKLTCTQTSCMWKEPTFVDAIPYLPISELPLSKPKPRISCNKRRGAHHLSDITPLEDMFQVAEELPVSEHPSTSSSACQSTSSLLCVPPSAEEQMVFLRGIAHNRPEICSIVPPFSNEFKPTTNTIQLPPSLLDLYNPENEELLYTELLEVCDELQLSVTPEEVQNIEVYTREQAKSPAWFKQRAGRITASKMKAVCATDPSHPSQSLLSQICYPHLKKFTTPATTWGCEHEAVARLAYIEMMKPMHTNFQYRNSGFVVSTEYPYIGASPDGVVQCDCCGCGVLEIKCPYCVRESTPDEAPYLNNGKLSEKHGYYYQVQTQLLVCSANYADFVVATFSDASPNLSCERIFLNESFIEHVKAAEKFFKICLLPELLAKWYSRKAVMPDQTAAASVVSAEYTYCYCKEDKGGEMVGCDNPNCLYGSWFHLECLKIPKPRSSKWYCPNCRTMPEFSRKRQQTKQ; via the exons ATG GATTCATCTAGTGATGTTTGTCTTAGTCAGCACGCACAGCTATTGAAAGTGAGTGATAAACGAAGGTACCTGACAAAGATAGCGGATGTTGGCGATCCCTATTGTATACCAAGTGCACAGCTTAGTAAGGAAGTTATCCCGTCGGTCACAAACACAGACATCTTCAACTATCTTGTTTTGACTACAAGCTTCTGTACCTCTGAGATGTTTAAAGCTTTTAAAAGCTTTGATGCTTACAAGTACTTTATGTGTGGCTTTGTGAACTGTTTGGGATCAAAGAAAATTGGTAGTAAAATAGTTACAGTTGCCAAG GTGAGACATTCGCAACGAGCTAATGACCCTCCACTTGAATCATGGGTGATGAGTCTACTTGATGGAACTGTTGATTGTGGACATTGTACCTGCATGGCAGGACTTGGAGAAGTTTGTTCTCATGTAGCAGCAATCCTTTTCTACCTGGAATCTGCAGCTCGATCAAAACTAacttgcacacaaactagttgtATGTGGAAGGAACCTACCTTTGTTGATGCTATTCCATACTTGCCAATTTCAGAGCTGCCACTGTCCAAACCAAAGCCTAGAATCAGCTGTAACAAAAGGAGAGGGGCTCATCATCTAAGTGACATTACACCACTTGAGGATATGTTTCAGGTAGCAGAAGAATTGCCAGTTTCTGAGCACCCATCCACTAGTTCATCAGCCTGTCAGTCAACAAGTTCCTTGTTGTGTGTTCCTCCATCTGCTGAGGAGCAAATGGTCTTCCTTAGAGGTATTGCTCACAACCGACCGGAAATTTGTTCAATAGTACCTCCATTTTCTAATGaatttaaacccacaacaaATACTATTCAGCTACCTCCATCACTGCTTGATCTGTACAATCCAGAAAATGAAGAATTGCTTTACACTGAGTTGTTGGAAGTATGTGATGAATTGCAGTTATCGGTTACACCAGAAGAGGTACAGAATATTGAAGTTTACACTCGAGAGCAAGCCAAGAGTCCAGCTTGGTTTAAACAAAGAGCAGGAAGgattactgcatcaaaaatgaaagCAGTTTGTGCCACAGACCCAAGCCATCCTTCGCAATCATTACTAAGCCAGATCTGTTATCCACATTTGAAAAAGTTCACAACGCCAGCAACCACATGGGGGTGTGAACATGAAGCTGTTGCAAGATTGGCATACATTGAGATGATGAAAcccatgcatacaaattttcagtACAGAAATAGTGGATTCGTAGTAAGCACAGAATATCCATACATTGGTGCCAGTCCTGATGGAGTGGTGCAGTGTGACTGCTGTGGATGTGGGGTACTGGAAATCAAATGTCCATACTGCGTCAGAGAGAGCACTCCAGATGAAGCACCCTATCTCAATAATGGTAAACTCTCTGAAAAGCATGGATATTATTACCAGGTTCAGACACAACTGCTTGTTTGTTCAGCAAATTATGCTGACTTTGTTGTAGCTACATTCAGTGATGCTTCCCCCAATTTGTCATGTGAACGCATCTTTCTAAATGAAAGTTTTATAGAACATGTTAAAGCTGCCGAAAAGTTTTTCAAAATTTGTCTTTTACCAGAGTTACTTGCTAAGTGGTACTCTCGGAAGGCAGTTATGCCTGATCAGACTGCTGCAGCTTCAGTGGTATCTGCTGAATATACATACTGTTACTGTAAGGAAGATAAGGGTGGTGAAATGGTTGGATGTGACAATCCTAATTGTTTATATGGCTCATGGTTTCACCTTGAATGTCTCAAGATACCTAAACCACGCTCCAGTAAGTGGTATTGTCCAAACTGCAGGACAATGCCTGAGTTTTCCCGTAAACGGCAGCAGACTAAGCAGTGA